Part of the Pseudomonadota bacterium genome is shown below.
GACCACCACCGCAACCTCTCCGACGACATGCTCCGCGCGCTCGCGAAGAACGGCGGCGTGGTCGGCATCGACTTCGTCGCCGGGTTCCTCGACGCGGAGAACGGGAAGGCGTCGGAGGCGCTCCGCAAGGCGCTCGCGCCGCAGTACGCGCTCATCGACAAGCGCCTCGCCAAGGAGCCGGGCAAGGCGCGCAAGGAGCGCTGGGCCCTGTTCAACGCGGAGGCGAGGAAGAAGTTGCCGCCGGTGCCGCTCTCGAGGCTCGTGGATCACATCGAGCACGCGGCCCGCGTGGCCGGCGTCGACCACGTCGGGCTCGGCTCGGACTTCGACGGGTTCGCGATCGGCCCGGCCGAGCTCTCGAGCGCCGCGGATCTGCCGCGGCTCACCGAGGCGCTCGTAGCCCGCGGCTTCTCGGATGCGGACATCGCCAAGATCCTGGGCGGCAACTTCCTCCGCGTCTTCCG
Proteins encoded:
- a CDS encoding dipeptidase — translated: DHHRNLSDDMLRALAKNGGVVGIDFVAGFLDAENGKASEALRKALAPQYALIDKRLAKEPGKARKERWALFNAEARKKLPPVPLSRLVDHIEHAARVAGVDHVGLGSDFDGFAIGPAELSSAADLPRLTEALVARGFSDADIAKILGGNFLRVFREVAGPAQK